A single Natrinema pellirubrum DSM 15624 DNA region contains:
- a CDS encoding HVO_2523 family zinc finger protein, with amino-acid sequence MTADAGDGSVDGRETAASSDGAGAPRCPHCEAPMYKRHCKYVCPHHGVIIDCSDPFR; translated from the coding sequence ATGACTGCCGACGCTGGGGACGGCTCCGTCGATGGTAGGGAGACGGCAGCCTCGAGCGACGGAGCCGGCGCGCCGCGGTGTCCCCACTGCGAAGCCCCGATGTACAAGCGCCACTGCAAGTACGTTTGTCCCCACCACGGGGTCATCATCGACTGTAGCGACCCCTTCCGCTGA
- a CDS encoding TVP38/TMEM64 family protein → MQSGRTRALAGAVVASGMVAAGLLVSPSTAIGAVDSLAADPLSFGFVVAGLYLVRPLLAWPTTPLAAVVGYGYGVAVGVPIALAGVVVTVLPIFVAVGWLAGDESTEDVPTTSNGWDEGGLLERTGDAVDRYYETAGPLRGVVASRLAPIPSDVATCAAAVSDVSLRWFLVGTAVGELPWTIAAVVVGASAATATAGGIGDAGLAVSLAGLLAACLLLAGPAYRTLRSRDPLRTGNGQSTDN, encoded by the coding sequence ATGCAGTCGGGACGAACACGCGCGCTCGCAGGTGCTGTCGTGGCCAGCGGCATGGTCGCAGCGGGTCTGCTCGTCTCGCCGTCGACGGCAATCGGGGCCGTCGACTCGCTCGCCGCCGATCCGCTTTCCTTCGGCTTCGTCGTCGCCGGGCTCTATCTCGTGCGGCCCCTGCTCGCGTGGCCGACCACGCCGCTCGCGGCCGTCGTCGGCTACGGGTACGGCGTCGCCGTCGGCGTTCCGATCGCACTCGCAGGCGTTGTCGTCACCGTCCTGCCGATCTTTGTCGCCGTCGGCTGGCTCGCTGGCGACGAGTCGACCGAGGATGTCCCCACGACGTCGAACGGGTGGGACGAGGGCGGACTCCTCGAGCGTACCGGCGACGCCGTCGATCGTTACTACGAGACCGCGGGGCCGCTTCGGGGCGTCGTCGCCTCGCGGCTGGCCCCGATCCCGTCGGACGTCGCGACGTGTGCCGCGGCAGTCAGCGACGTTTCGCTCCGGTGGTTCCTCGTGGGCACGGCGGTCGGCGAACTCCCATGGACGATCGCTGCGGTCGTCGTCGGAGCCTCCGCGGCGACGGCGACAGCGGGCGGGATCGGCGACGCCGGGCTGGCAGTGTCGCTGGCCGGCCTTCTCGCGGCCTGTCTCTTGCTCGCCGGGCCCGCCTACCGCACGCTCCGATCGCGAGACCCGCTCCGAACGGGAAACGGCCAGTCGACGGACAACTGA